In the Oscillospiraceae bacterium genome, ACCAATGACGGCCACTTTCGTGCCCGCCGCCAGCGGCAGCAGGTTGTCCTCGTTTTTCAGCAGCACCGTGCTTTCGGCAGCGGCGCGGCGGGCCAGCGCGTGGTGTGCGTCGGCGTCAAAGCTGCGGCTGTGGTTCTGCACAGCGGCGTGGGTGTCGTAAATCAGCGTCAGCAGTTCGTCCAGGCGGGCGTCCACATCGGCCTCGGTGATCTTGCCGGACTTGACAGCGGACAGCAGTTCCCGCACGGCGTCACCGCCGGGGGCGGGCATTTCCAGCGTGGAGCCGTTCTTTACGCCCAGTGCATGGTCGTTGGAGCCGCCCCAGTCGGTAACGACAGCGCCGGTAAAGCCCCAATCCCTGCGTAGGATGTCCTGCAGCAGATGGGCATTTTCGTTGGCGTAGGTGCCGTTGACCAAATTGTAGCTGGACATGATGGTTTTGGGTGCGGATTCTTTCACCACGATCTCAAAGCCGGTCAGGTAGATCTCCCGCAGGGTGCGTTCGTCCAGCACGGAGTCCGACGCCATGCGGCGCAGCTCCTGGCTGTTGACGGCGAAGTGCTTGGGGCAGGCGGCGATGCCGTTGGATTGGATGCCCCGCACATAGCCTGCGGCCATCTTGCCCGCAAGGTAGGGGTCCTCGGAGAAGTACTCGAAGTCGCGGCCGCAGAGGGGGCTGCGCTTGGTGTTGAGGCCCGGCCCCAGCAGTACGGCGACTTCCTGCGCGGCGGCTTCCTCGCCCATGGCTTTGCCCACTTCCTCGCCAAGAGCGGGGTCCCAGCTGCAGGCCACGGTGACAGCCGTGGGAAAGCAGGTAGCCGGCACGCTGGGGTTCAGGCCCAGATGGTCCGCCGCCCCGGCCTGCTTGCGCACGCCGTTGGGGCCATCGGACAGGTTGATAGCAGGAATATTGCGCCTGGGATACGCGCGGGTAGTGAAAGTTGACGGGGCCGGAGCCTTCCAGTTCGGCGGTAAAGGTGCCATCGGCTTTCAGTTCCAGCTTGCCACTGCGGGTCCAGTTGCCAGCGGCCAAGTCATAGGTGTAGCTGCCGTCGCCGGAAGAAACCGGCGTGGCCACAAATTCGGTCTTGCCGTCACCCATGGCCGGGGCGTAACCGGCGGTACCGCCGTTCTCAAGATCAAAGCCATCGTACGCGCGAGGCCAGGCAAAGATGTTGTTGGCAAAGCCATCACTGTAGCTGTAGGCATCAGTGATCAGACTACTATCGCCCAGCAACAGACCGGTGGCAACGGTCGTGGTGTCCGAGGTCGGGTTCAGCACGTACTCGCTGTTGCTGGTGGCAACGGCGGTCACATCGTAGGTCGCGCCCTTGGTCAGGGCATCGGTGTCCAGCTGGTTGTTATCGGGGGTGACGTTTTCCATCGTCAAGGCGACAACGTCGGCGCTGTTCTCGGTGTTCGTAAAGGTGATATCCACCTTGTCGGGGTAGGCCTCGAACTCATAGGTGCCGAGGTTGGCCACCTGGATACTCATGTTGCCGTCAAACGTGTTCCAGTAATAGTTCAGTTCGGGTGCGCTTTGGTTGCCGCTGTAGGAATACTCGGCGGTCGCGGGCTTGGACATGCTATAATCCTTATCGGTCAGATCGGGGAACGCGTAGACCTTGGCAAGGTAGGAGCCGAAGGCATAGCTGAACTCATCGGCGCAGTTGCCGCTGTAGGTGTTGGAGCTGTTGGCGTTGATGGGACCGCTGGTGTAGATGTAGCTGTCGTCATCGCCGGTAGCGGTGGGGTCGCAGAAGTAAAGCAGATAATACTCGGCATCCTCTACGCCGGTAAAGCTGTAACTGCCGTTTTCGTCCACCGTGAAATCAGTCGGCGTAGCCAGCTGGTTGTCCGCATCGGCGGTGGAAGAGCTGGCCGCATCCTGCTGACTGCCATTGGATTGCAGCGTGTGCAGGATGCGGCAGATCAGCGGCAAGGAGCGCCACTTGTACTCCTTTTTCAAGCGGCTCATGCAGCGCGGTGTACAGGTTACGGCTACCGAGTACAGCCTGCGTGACCGTGTGAATATGTTTCGGCTGGCTCGGCGTATCGAGCGTTATGCGACCCGAAAGGGGTTGCAGCTGCCGTGGTGATTTTCAGCAGGTGGCGTACTGTGCCTATGGCACAGTACGAGCAAGCACGGCATTTGGTGTACCAAACGCCCACTTGTTAGGGGAATGCCCCTAAGACCCCTGCTTCCACTTTCTGAAATATAAATTTCCCGCTGCGAAAATATTTGCATTTCTATGAACTTTGAAAATTGGCTATTGCTATTGTTTCGGCGTACCGATATAATATAAGTAAGGAGGCGGGAACAATGGTTATAGAAGATTTACTTGCCAAGCGCGGCATGACAAAGTATAAACTTGCTGTGCAAGCGGGAATTCCGCACCCGACGCTCAGTGATATTTGCAGCGGAAAAGCAAAACTCGAAAAATGCTCTGCCGAAACGGTCTATAAGTTGTCGCAGGTGTTGGGAGTTTCTATGGAGCAGTTGACGGAGGACGGCATCCGCCAAACCGAACGTGAACGCGCCTACGAGTATGGCTTGCCGGACTATTTGCAGCACGACTTGGATGCGTATAAAAGCGGAATCAAAAATCACAGCAGCCTGTTGGACTGTTTATGGGGTGAACTTTATGGCAGCATCAACATGGCAGAAATCAATGAAAGAAGCATTACCCACGAACACGCAGACTACCTGCGAAAGAAATACTTGTATCCTGCCAAACGTTTTTGTAAATTTCTCGCGCCATCAATTCGAGCTTCCATGCTTGCACATTGGGGGCGCTGCATTTGGGGGCTACATTCCTCAGCGACCGCTGATAACAGATATATCGAACAATGCCTTTCTCTGCGCGGAACGCCCGCATTCTGGCTCCGCAGCCACAAAACAGGCGGCAAGCCCATTTGTCGGCGTGTTCGTTCTTTCCATACAAGTAAGCCTGCGTTATATTGCCGTCTTTGTACGACTGCCATGCATGTCTGCGGCGCTGACATTTATCCCATAGTTCCTCTGAAATGATTGGCTCAAAACTGCCTTTCACCAGAATGTAATCCTGTTCGCTGTTCTTGATGCTTTTATGGCTGAGGAAATCATCAATATGCGATTTGTTGTATGTCAAATACCCTTTATAAATCGTATTCTTGGTGATTGAGAGGACCTGACGCGCGCTCCATTGTGGCATTCCGGATTTATTCGGTGCGCCTTCTTGCGTTAGTGTCTGGGCTATCTCGGTGCCATTTATGCCATCAGCATACCAAGCAAAAATTTTTTTGACAGTCTCTGCCTGACTTTCCTGCACCACAAGCGTATGAGCCTTTTTATCACGCTTATATCCAAACGGTGTCGGTCCTGCAACATAGGTGCCTTTTTTCTGTGACGTCTGAATGCCCGCCTTGGTGCGTTCACTCATTTTACGGCTTTCATCTTGCGCAAGGCTTGCCATAATGGTCAGGCGAACTTCTCCATCGCCACGCATCGTCCAGATGTCATCATTGACGAAGTACACTTCAACGCCGTACTGTTTCAGCTCACGGGTCGTAACCAAAGTATCCACCGTGTTTCGGGCAAAACGGGAAACCTCGCGGGTCACGATTAGGTCAAACTTCTTTTTCCGGGCATCTCGCAGCATCTTCATAAAAGATGGTCGGGTTTTCATGCCAGTACCTGAGATTCCTTCATCGGCGTATTGCCCAACCACCGTCCAATTCGGATGATGTTCTGCAAGCTCCAGATACCAGTTCATTTGATTTTTCAGTGCTGATATTTGCGCCTCAAGTTCCGTGGACACGCGCCCATAGAACACAACTCTGCGCGGGCAGTTTTGCTGGTCTGCTTTATCATATTGCATCGGTTTTCCCTCCTTCCCCATCAGTATAATACTGCATTCAGTATTTTCAAAATGTACAAGTCAATGACTCAATCATGGTATAGAAAAGCCGTGGAAGAAGGTTCCTTCCACGGCATGATCTTTATACTACTTTTTCAATAAGGCACTGATGTTTCTTCGTTTTCTTGTCATAGTTGATAGCTACCAAGAGAAGATTTCCTGTATAGCCACGCAGCGAATCCGGATATTTCTTTTCCTTAATCTGCTGCATCGCAGTCTCCGCCGTTTGGTTCCACTTCAACTCCACAACAAGCGCCGGATAGTCATTTCGGTACTCCGGTTTTGGTACGAAAACGAAGTCTGCGAAGCCCCTGCCTGTGGGCAGCTCTCGAACCGGCTTAAAGTAATATTGCATAGCGCTCAGGTATGCAATCGCCAAGACGCTGCTCAAGGAGTTTTCATTGTTGTACTGGATGGCAGAAACATAGTCATCATGGATTTTCTCAACCTGAGTGGCTACTGCATCGCCATCCATATCCAATGTTGCATCCAGCAACTTCTCAGACTCCTGCTGGAACAGCAACATCTCATTCCAATGCTTGCTTTCCACCGCAAGTGTCAATTCCTGCCGGATTTCCTCATTCGGAACGAACGCTGTTTTTCGGTTCTGGTCATATCCCAAGTAGCCAAGATGGATCATATATGTCAAAACATCATCTTTGCTTTGGATATTAACGGTATCGTTCTTGAAGGTAGCCGTGTTTACTTTAACTTCCCCACCGGAAAGCATTTCAATGATTGCCGTTTTCAGCCCATCATAGTTCATGTTGATAAGGGGAACGATTGCTTCATAGGAAGCCGTTTCCGACCAGTAGCTCTTAAACTCTCCCTTCAGCATAACGCTGACAACAGCTCTGGGATTATAAACTTGGTAATCCCGCAGCAAGTAACCATCGTACCACTTTTTTACCTTGTCAAAGTCTTTGTGGTACTCCTCGCAAAGATTCTTAACTTCTTCTTCCGTAAAGCCAATGAAAGGTGCCAACGTGCCGGCACTGACCATGGTAAACTCATCGAAGTTATTCAAGGCCGACTGCGTTTTTTCCTTTTTGATTGGCAGAATGCCGGTGAGGTATGCAAGCTGAATGTATTTTGTCGGCTCTGTACCTTTGAATAAGCCTCTCAGGAAATAGATATATTCTTCTTGAACAGCCTTATTGGTTGCTTCATCTCGGATCAGAATATCCCATTCATCAATAATCACAATAAATTTCTGACCGGTCGAGTTTCTGATGCGCGACAAAGCGTCCGCCAATGTCAACACTTCGTTAGGAAGAACTTCAGGGTAGTACTCTTTTAGTTCCTCCAAAACCGATTGCGTAATGTAGGATATAATACTTTTGATGTCTGCACAACTGGACAAAAACCATTGTACATCTATATGGATCACATCATACTTGTTGAGATGCTTTTTGAAGTCGCTACTCTTGCCGATTGTAAGCCCATCGAACATCTTTTCTGAATCGCAGCCTTTGCTGTAATAGGCTGCCAGCATATTAGCCGTATAGGACTTACCAAATCTCCGGGGGCGGCTATTGCAGATATATGCTTCTGGTGTATCAAGAACGCTGTTGGTATATTCCAGCAGACCCGTTTTATCCATATAAATTTTTGAATTCAGTGCAACTTGAAACGCACTATTATCCGGATTCACGAATCTTCCCATTTCGCCAAAGCCTCCTTCAGAAGTCATCTATTTCTAACCATTCAAATGACATTAGTATAGTCATATAGTACCATTTATCGATACAAATAGCAAGTTGGAAATTTCCCTACCCTATATATAATAGTACAAAAGCGCCGCAGCAGGGATTTCTTTCATAGCATGATCTATCATCGCAGACACCTCATCTGCTATGACGATGATTAAATTTTGCCACATGGAATCCTGCTTTCTGCATATAATCTTCAAAAATATATGCAGATAAAACTCGAAAGGCGCAATAAGCCACAAATTGCGATAATTTCCCTTCGATGAACCTGTCAGATGTCATCTGTTTGAACCATTCGGAATTTCCGAATAGTTGCCATCACGGTCTATTCCTCATCCGAATTATAATATTACCATTTACTGATTCAAATAGCAAATCTAGCGTCATTCCATAACGACACAATAATGCCGTGGAAGTATTTCCTCCACGGCACGATCTGTCGTTATAGCTGTGCGTTTCTCTCCCTCTGCAAATTCCAGACAGGCACCCCTTCCCGGCGCTTTGCCTCGCATCGCTTTGCAGCCATTCCGATGCCTTCGATTCTGCCTTCCTGACGGCCTTCTTCACGACCTTCGGCTCTTACGCCTTGACTAAGATTGCACACTTCAAGCACCTCTCTTTCCAGTTCTTCGCCCATTGCAACGCCAAACTCTTCTTCCAGAATCTTCTTTTTCTCAGAACCTGATCTTGTGGAAGATAACAGCACTTCCATAAATTTCAGGATTCCCTTATGATTCTCTGTCCCTGGCTTGCCTAAACAAATCATTACGACACTCATCAAATCGTAGTTTTCGGTTTCTTCCTGCGCTTCTCCAATTAACTGTTCGGGTTTGATGGAGTACCGGGTAAGCGTGTTTTCAAAATCATCTGACGGCTGAGTACAAATCCAGATGGAGTAGACCTTGCGAATCTTCCCATATTCAGATTTTGTAAAAATCGGGCCGTGCTGTGCAGAAATCATTCTGCTACAATAATAGATTGCCCGTTTCGTCAATGGGTATCCCGGCTTAAATTTTGTCTGTGCTTCCACATTGATAATCAGACGAATGACTTCTTCCTGTTCTGTGCTGTCCGCAGATTTCGGTGCGATTGCGTCAAAGCGAACATCGTAAAACAGTGTTCCCTCGGTCAGCGTAGAATGGAGTTGTCCATATTATTGCATTCTTCGCCACTGTTATATCATATCGTGGTACATGGGATCGACACGCGCTTTCTGGCGTTCCGCCGCTGCATACGCTTCATCGACCATTGCCCGGTAGCCCGCCGTAGCGGAGCCCGGCTGATAGTCAGAAAAGCTGTTCATATCTTTTGCCCGCTTTGCGGCTTCTTCATTGATCGGATAATATTTCGGCATAGTACCTCCTTCCACAAAAGCCGGAACTTTGGGACAATTTGTCCCAAAGCTCCGGCAGCTAAAATGTTGACAGCATCTCACGGAAACAGGGGCGGACGTAGAAACATACGCCTCCCGCAGAAAAGGGCCTTAAAAAGCCTTGTCACAGGCGGGTTTGGGGTGTCCTAATTGTCAACACATCAGCCCCGCTTTTTTCGCATATATTCCCGCTGCTGTCTGCGGTGTGCCGCCTTTGCACAGGCCGCCGAACAATAGGTTTGCCGTCCATCAGGAGCCACGGCTCTGCCGCATACCGGGCAAGCCTTGAAATTCGGCCTTGGCCCTTCTGCCAGCAGCGCAGCCTCCAGCGCCGGATCAAGGGGCAGAACTGCCTCGCGGAAGTAGCGGCAATAAGCCCCCGTCCAGCATTTCCCAAACATATAGCACTCGCAATCCAGCGGCAGGCAGCCGCAGTCCCGGTCATAGTTGGCACACCATTTTGATACCAGCCTGCGGATTGCCGTTTTTTCTGTCCGGGTCAGTTCTCGGCCCACAGCATCACCTCCCGTTGCCCGGTGGTTTGAGTTGCTCCCGGTAGCAGAACACGCAGCCGATCCCGCGCCAGTAAGGGCAGCCGTCACAACGGGAGCCCTTCGGCGGCAGGCTGGGCGGCACACCCTTAAAGTAGCTTTTTTCTTTCATAAATCCCTCATAGGGGTTGTTGGTAAATCTCATTCATTATCCTCGCTTTCGGTATCGTCCGGCCGATGTCAAGTCTTGGACAACATTTTTCACAAATAAATTTGAAAAAAACAAAAAAATAAGCCCTACAAGGCTTTCAGTCGGTATCGAACCGATCTGAGCCTTGTAGGGCTTAACTGTATCTGCAAATGTACGAATCCGGCATCATCGACAGCTCCTTCGGCGGTGGCCTTGACTGCGCCGACGGCTGCGCCATGCTGCTGTGCTCCGGCGACAGTGAGGAGCCGGAACGGGTGCGGGAAGCTGTTCTGAGCCGGGCGGAGGCACTGCTCCGGGAAGGCATCGGGGCGGACTATTTTCTCCGCATGAAGCGCAGTGCCCTGGGGCGGCGGATCAAGGGACTGGACAGCTTCGACGGCACCTGCTTCCGGTTGTGTGCCTACCACTTTGCGGGCTTCGATTACTTCCGCTTTCCTGCCATCTATCAGGATATCACCCCGGAAGAGGTTCTTGCCTTCCTTGCCCGGGTGGTAAAGCCGGACCGCTGTGCCCTGTCCGTTATTGATTCTGTGGCCGAACCCGCAATATAACACGGCTCTCGGCACCGCAGTTATTTTTCACTTTCCTCAGGAGGTCTTTTTATGAATCCCGCCAATTATTCCGTAATTTCCTTTCCCGCTCTGGGGATCAGTCTGAACCCGCCCCGGGGATTTTCCGTCGGGCCGCTGTATATCCACTTCTACGGGCTGATCATTGCCTGCGGGCTGATGCTGGCGGTATACTACGCCTGCAAGCGCAGCCGTCAGGCCGGGTTGGACGAGGATACCCTGCTGGACGGCGTCCTGTGGGTCACTCCCTTCACCATTCTCTGCGCCCGGGCGTACTACTGCGCTTTCTCCTGGTCCCTGTATAAAAATAACCCCATTTCCGTGCTGTACATCTGGGAGGGTGGGCTTGCCATCTACGGCGGCGTGCTGGGCGCGGCCATTGGCGTGGCGCTGTTCTGCAAAATCAAAAAGTGTTCCCTCCCTGCCCTGCTGGATCTTGTGAGCCTCGGCTTTCTGATTGGGCAGTCCATGGGATGCTGGGGCAACTTCTTCAACCGGGAGGCCTTCGGCGCCGCCACGGAGGGCTTCACCCGCATGGGACTTTACAATACCGTCACCGGCGTGACGGAATACTACCACCCCACCTTTCTGTATGAATCCGGGTGGAATCTCATCGGCTTCGTGATCCTGCACTTCCTGTCGAAGAAAAAGAAGTACGACGGAGAAATTGCGCTGGGCTACTGCGCGTGGTATGGCCTCGGCAGAACCATGATCGAGGGACTGCGGATGGACAGCCTGTACTGGGGTCCCTTCCGGGTCAGTCAGGTACTGGCCGCCGTCAGCTGTATCGCTGCCACCGCCGTTCTCCTCGTGCAGCACTTCCGCCCCCACGACCCGGCAAAGCTGGCAGTCAACCGGCTGGCAGCCGCGGAGAAAGCAAAGGCAGAGGCGGCAGCCGCCCCGGAGGAAAACCCGGAACAGCCCTGACATACAGGCGCCGTGAAACTGTTCCGGAAAAATGCCGTGTTGGGATATAACCACATAAAAAGGCCCCGCCGAACTGGTTCAACGGAATCAGTCCGGCGGGAAATTTTTGTTACAAATTGAAGCTTCTTGGTTCCGGTGCCTTGATGACCCGAACCCCGGCGGAGGTGTACTGTCCACACACGGCATCATCCGTGAGCCAATCCGTTACCAGTACGTTCAGATTGGAGGTCGGGCAAATGCAGTTAGCGGCGGTCTGGTTGAATTTACTGAAATCCGCCACACAGATCACCTGATCCGCCCGACTGATCATTTCCCGCTTCAGAGAGCCGATCACGAAGGAATGGTCCGTAACGCCATAGCGCAGGGACACGCCCGCCGCACCCAGAATGATCTTGTTTGCATGAAAGTGCATCAGATCGCTGCTGGCAATGGCACCGGAGGTCAGGGGCTCTCCCCGGGTCAGGGCACCGCCCAGCAGAATCGCGCCGCAAAATTCATTCTTGACCACCTCGCAGGAAAGCTGGACGGCGTTGGTGATGACGGTGACCCGCTTGTTCCCGGCCGCAATGCAGCGCGCCACCTCCATCAGGGTCGTGCCGCCGTCCAGAAACAGGGTGTCTTCGTCCTCGATCAGGTTATACACCGCGGCGGCGATTGCTCGTTTCTGGGCTGCGTGGGTCACCTCCCGGTTATAGTAGGAGGGTTCCGGACTGTAAATCGTGCCCAGAACCGCCCCGCCGTAGACTCTGCGCAGATTTCCGGCCTTTTCCAGCTCCTCCAGATCCCGGCGAATGGTTTCCATGGACACGCCCAGCCGCTCTACAAGATCCGCGGCACGCACAATTCTGTCCCGGTTGATCAGCTCAAGAATATACTGCTTTCGTTCATTCTGAAGCATCCTGACTCTCCCTGTTTTCTCTTTGCTCTGATTATACTTCCGATTCCGTGGAAAAACAAGGGGAACTTACGAGTTTCCCTGAGCCATCTCCAGAATCTTCACCAGATCCTCCTTTGTCAGCTTACGGAACCGTCCTTTGGTGGGGGATTTATAGACGGCCTGTTCTGCCAGCCTCTCCATCACTTCATGGGACATATTCAGCTGCGCCGTGGACACAGGCAGTCCCAGCCGGATAAAGAACTGCTCCAGCCGGTAAATGCCCTCCTGAATGATATGCTCCTCGTCATAATCCGGATAATCCACATGAAAGACCCGGCGGGCAAACTGGGTGAATCGTGCCGGATAGCTGGAATATACATAGCGCATCCAGGAGCCGGTAATCATGGCAAGTCCCATGCCGTGGGGAATATCATACTCCCCGGAAATCTCATGCTCGATCCCGTGGCACGCCCAGTCCCCGATCCGTCCGGTGTTCAGCAATCCGTTCTGTGCCAGCGTTCCCGCCCACATCAGCTCTGCCCGGGCATCATAATCCTCCGGATGCTCCATGGCTCTGGGCGCATAGAGAATCACGGTCTGCATCAGTCCCTCCAGCATCCGGTCCGTCACATCCGCCTGCTTCACCTGAGTAAAATACCGTTCCATCAAGTGGGACAGGATATCCGCTGACCCACAGGCGGTCTGCCTGGGAGACACGGAGAAGGTATAGTGCGGATCCAGAATGGAAAACTTCGGAATGTTGATCTCACTGTCAAAGCTTCGTTTCAGCCCTTCCGGCATTTTGGTGATCACACAGCTGTTGCTCATTTCAGAGCCGGAGCCAACTGCCGTCAGAACGGTTCCGATGGGTAGAGACCGGGTCGCCGTCTCATAACGCTGAAGCACATTCCACACATCTCCGGAGTAAGGAATGCCCACGGCAATTGCCTTTGCGGTATCAATGACGCTTCCGCCGCCCACTGCCAGAATAAAGCCGATCTGCTTCTCTCTTCCGATGGCAATGCCCTGATAGACAAGATCCATCTTGGGATTGGCCTCCACGCCGCTGATTTCGGTAAAGCGGATTCCATCCCGGTTCAAAATAGTGACAATTTCATCATAAAGGCCCATTTTCCGAATGCTGCTCTTTCCGTAAACCAGCAGGATATTGTCGGAATATGCCCGGATCAGTTCCCCCAGCCTGTCCAGCTTTCCGTCGCCGAACAGGATCCGGCAGGGGTTGTAGAACTCAAAGTTTTCCATACCGTTTCTCACACCCTGTAAATGTCAGATGCCGCTGCCTGATCCATCACCACCCGGGCAATGGGGCTGCGCTTGATATTGGTAACCGGGAATTCGTTGGAAATGGGGGTCTCCATGAACTTCTTCACAATGGGGGCCTTATGGGCTCCGTTCAGGATCACTACCAGATCCTTTGCTTCAAAGATGTTTTTATAGCCCAGCGTCAGGCCCCGGGTCAGGGTCACGGGAGTGCCGTTTTCAAAGTACTTGGAGGATACCTCCCGGGTCTTGTTGGCAAGGGTCGCCACATGCGCACCCAGCGTCAGATCTACGCCAGGCTCGTTCAGCGCCACATGGCCGTTCATGCCCACGCCCAGAATCATGTAGTCAATTTTCCCGTTGTCGTCAATGTATTTTTCGATTTCCCGGCATTCCTTCTCCGGATCGGCGGGATTAGAGTTGAACATCCGCATCCGGCTGCGGTCCAGATTGATGCCATTCCCTGTTTGCACTAGCTCCTTCCACCCAATACCCTTTTTTTAACCGGGCTATTTCTACTTCCTGCTTTGCCACCAGCAGCCGCAGACGTTCCACCTCTGACAGCGACTTCTTCATTATTTGTAGAACTTTGCGTACCACTCAGCGAACTTCCGCAAACCCTCGCGCAAACTGGTAGAGGGCTTATATCCGAAATCACGCTCCAACGCACTGGTATCTGCATAGGTCACAGGTACATCACCCGGCTGCATCGGAACCAGCTCTTTGTGTGCCTCGAAGTCATAATCTTCCGGCAGAACCTTTGCACGAACCAGCTCCTCGCTCAGAATCTGCACGAAGTCCAGTAGGTTCTCAGGG is a window encoding:
- a CDS encoding ATP-binding protein gives rise to the protein MGRFVNPDNSAFQVALNSKIYMDKTGLLEYTNSVLDTPEAYICNSRPRRFGKSYTANMLAAYYSKGCDSEKMFDGLTIGKSSDFKKHLNKYDVIHIDVQWFLSSCADIKSIISYITQSVLEELKEYYPEVLPNEVLTLADALSRIRNSTGQKFIVIIDEWDILIRDEATNKAVQEEYIYFLRGLFKGTEPTKYIQLAYLTGILPIKKEKTQSALNNFDEFTMVSAGTLAPFIGFTEEEVKNLCEEYHKDFDKVKKWYDGYLLRDYQVYNPRAVVSVMLKGEFKSYWSETASYEAIVPLINMNYDGLKTAIIEMLSGGEVKVNTATFKNDTVNIQSKDDVLTYMIHLGYLGYDQNRKTAFVPNEEIRQELTLAVESKHWNEMLLFQQESEKLLDATLDMDGDAVATQVEKIHDDYVSAIQYNNENSLSSVLAIAYLSAMQYYFKPVRELPTGRGFADFVFVPKPEYRNDYPALVVELKWNQTAETAMQQIKEKKYPDSLRGYTGNLLLVAINYDKKTKKHQCLIEKVV
- a CDS encoding DeoR/GlpR family DNA-binding transcription regulator: MLQNERKQYILELINRDRIVRAADLVERLGVSMETIRRDLEELEKAGNLRRVYGGAVLGTIYSPEPSYYNREVTHAAQKRAIAAAVYNLIEDEDTLFLDGGTTLMEVARCIAAGNKRVTVITNAVQLSCEVVKNEFCGAILLGGALTRGEPLTSGAIASSDLMHFHANKIILGAAGVSLRYGVTDHSFVIGSLKREMISRADQVICVADFSKFNQTAANCICPTSNLNVLVTDWLTDDAVCGQYTSAGVRVIKAPEPRSFNL
- a CDS encoding cysteine-rich VLP domain-containing protein, with amino-acid sequence MGRELTRTEKTAIRRLVSKWCANYDRDCGCLPLDCECYMFGKCWTGAYCRYFREAVLPLDPALEAALLAEGPRPNFKACPVCGRAVAPDGRQTYCSAACAKAAHRRQQREYMRKKRG
- a CDS encoding iron-containing alcohol dehydrogenase, with the translated sequence MENFEFYNPCRILFGDGKLDRLGELIRAYSDNILLVYGKSSIRKMGLYDEIVTILNRDGIRFTEISGVEANPKMDLVYQGIAIGREKQIGFILAVGGGSVIDTAKAIAVGIPYSGDVWNVLQRYETATRSLPIGTVLTAVGSGSEMSNSCVITKMPEGLKRSFDSEINIPKFSILDPHYTFSVSPRQTACGSADILSHLMERYFTQVKQADVTDRMLEGLMQTVILYAPRAMEHPEDYDARAELMWAGTLAQNGLLNTGRIGDWACHGIEHEISGEYDIPHGMGLAMITGSWMRYVYSSYPARFTQFARRVFHVDYPDYDEEHIIQEGIYRLEQFFIRLGLPVSTAQLNMSHEVMERLAEQAVYKSPTKGRFRKLTKEDLVKILEMAQGNS
- the lgt gene encoding prolipoprotein diacylglyceryl transferase; translated protein: MNPANYSVISFPALGISLNPPRGFSVGPLYIHFYGLIIACGLMLAVYYACKRSRQAGLDEDTLLDGVLWVTPFTILCARAYYCAFSWSLYKNNPISVLYIWEGGLAIYGGVLGAAIGVALFCKIKKCSLPALLDLVSLGFLIGQSMGCWGNFFNREAFGAATEGFTRMGLYNTVTGVTEYYHPTFLYESGWNLIGFVILHFLSKKKKYDGEIALGYCAWYGLGRTMIEGLRMDSLYWGPFRVSQVLAAVSCIAATAVLLVQHFRPHDPAKLAVNRLAAAEKAKAEAAAAPEENPEQP
- a CDS encoding recombinase family protein — translated: MQYDKADQQNCPRRVVFYGRVSTELEAQISALKNQMNWYLELAEHHPNWTVVGQYADEGISGTGMKTRPSFMKMLRDARKKKFDLIVTREVSRFARNTVDTLVTTRELKQYGVEVYFVNDDIWTMRGDGEVRLTIMASLAQDESRKMSERTKAGIQTSQKKGTYVAGPTPFGYKRDKKAHTLVVQESQAETVKKIFAWYADGINGTEIAQTLTQEGAPNKSGMPQWSARQVLSITKNTIYKGYLTYNKSHIDDFLSHKSIKNSEQDYILVKGSFEPIISEELWDKCQRRRHAWQSYKDGNITQAYLYGKNEHADKWACRLFCGCGARMRAFRAEKGIVRYICYQRSLRNVAPKCSAPNVQAWKLELMAREIYKNVWQDTSISFAGSLRVRG
- a CDS encoding 6-phosphogluconolactonase, which translates into the protein MQTGNGINLDRSRMRMFNSNPADPEKECREIEKYIDDNGKIDYMILGVGMNGHVALNEPGVDLTLGAHVATLANKTREVSSKYFENGTPVTLTRGLTLGYKNIFEAKDLVVILNGAHKAPIVKKFMETPISNEFPVTNIKRSPIARVVMDQAAASDIYRV